From the genome of Sander lucioperca isolate FBNREF2018 chromosome 1, SLUC_FBN_1.2, whole genome shotgun sequence, one region includes:
- the LOC118495804 gene encoding procyclic form-specific polypeptide B1-alpha-like has protein sequence MDQCEDRGTTLCGEQDRQNKAQSPEQQLTPESAGPGPEPEPEPGPEPGPGPGPGPGPEPEPSCVSMKIDWSKDLPIDFKDGRHSIDPRRKLEEPEPSCVSMKSDWSKDLIITFKDGRHSVDQRVDQEISEVPSGQSTQQHQTHLDSIFMVCTCTTTTFTSILFTIISCTL, from the exons ATGGATCAGTGTGAGGACAGAGGAACCACTCTGTGTGGGGAACAGGACCGCCAGAACAAAGCTCAGAG CCCAGAGCAGCAGCTCACACCTGAGTCTgctggacctggacctgaacctgaacctgaacctggacctgaacctggacctggacctggacctggacctggacctgaacctgaacccagctgtgtgtccatgaagattGACTGGTCTAAGGATTTACCTATAGACTTCAAAGATGGACGTCACTCTATTGATCCAAG GAGAAAGCTGGAAGAAccagaacccagctgtgtgtccatgaagagtgactggTCTAAGGATTTGATTATAACCTTCAAAGATGGACGTCACTCTGTTGATCAAAG agtggaTCAGGAGATctcagaggttcccagtggtcagtctacccagcagcatcaaacacacctggactccatatttatggtctgtacatgtacaacaactacttttacatctatCTTGTTCACAATCATCTCGTGCACTTTATAG